The window ACGAATTACCGGCATCCACAAAATTGCCTTTGCCATCACCCTGGTAGAGATAGTTGGGCCCGGCATCGTCCGTTACCAGCAGATCGAGCTTGCCGTCGTTGTCAAAGTCCGACCAGATTGCGGTAAGTCCGTAGCGGCGCTCTTCATCGCTGACTCCAGCCTTCTTCGAGACATCAGTGAACGTCCCGTCCCGATTGTTGTGGTAAAGACTGTCCGGCGCGCCCTTCAGCCCGCGCGGCCCACACTGCACATCGATGCCGATGTATTTGCAGGTGTCTTTGGAACCGAATGCAGCCATATCGTCCAGATGAAAATCGACATAGTGGGAAACAAACAGATCGGCCCAGCCGTCGCCGTCATAGTCTCCAAAAGCTGCTCCGGTCGCCCATTGTTTGTCACCACTTAGCCCCGCGCTTTTCGTCACGTCCGTGAATGTTCCATCGCCGTTGTTGCGATAGAGCACCACGCCGTCAAAGCAGGTCACCAGCAGATCCGGCCATCCGTCATTGTTGTAGTCGCCGACCGACGCGCCCATCGCCCAGCATGGATATCCGACCCCGGCCTTGTCGGTGACATCGGTAAACGTGCCGTCGTGGTTATTGCGGTAGAGCGCACCCTTGGACTTAACGCCATGCAGCGCCATTTCCACACTTTGCGCATTGGTGAAGTAGATATCCAGCCAGCCATCGCCATCGTAATCAATCAGCGCCACCCCGCCGCTCATCGACTCCACAATGTACTTCTGCTCAGGGCTGGACATGTGCTCGAATTGAATCCCCGTCGAGGCCGTAATGTCGACCAGCTCCGGATAATTGACCAGTTCAGAAGCACTGGCCTGGGCCTCAGCCGTCTTCGCTGTTTGCGCCGACGCGTGTCCCGCGCCGCCCCAAGCCAGACAGCCGATCGCAACAACTGCGCAGAGACTTGCAATTCCCATGAGGAATCTGGGTATCGCGATTCCGGCAGCTTCCGTTCGCTGTCCGCAACAGTCTTTCATGCTTCTCCGCGCAGCAACTCGCGACGCCAAATTCGCGCATCAAAATGCAGCCCGCATTCTAAACACCGGACTGTCTCTTCTGCACCTCCTCTATCAATCCAATGAAAACGGCGGGCATCGAAGGAAGCCCGCCGTCTCCTGTTCAGCGAATCGTGTCCAGCAAATCGGCTCAAAAACTACCAGGAATGACCGTGCCGACCGTGATCGTCATCTGACTGAGGAGTGAACGAAACTCCGCGCAACACCTCGGCAAATCCGGAGCGGCGCACGGTGACGAAGCTCTCCTTCGCGGCAACCGTCGCGCTCGTGTTGCTGAGGCGGTCGGTGACAGCGACCAGGTTGTTCGGATCAGCACCCGTATCGCCGCCGCCGCTTACCGTGGAAGTGATCGCCCAGACCGTTACAGTGCCATCCCTGTTGACCCGGCCAGTAATATTGCGCAGGCCATCGGTCGCCGGCGACCACGGAAGACCCGTGACCGAGTTGGTACCGGTCGGATATCCGGAGACCGTGTATGGCGTACCCAGCTTCAGCCCGTTCTGCAGCGTATAGGCGAGGCTCCATTTGCCGGTGTTCGAGTTGAAGACCCACTTCTGCAGGCCCGCCGTCGTTTGCGCCGCAGCATGCGTGTAGAGGTCCGTACCGCCCGTGAATCCATCGCCCTCGTCGGCCACATAAACTGTGTTCGCGTCAGCAAACCAGATACCGAACGGAAAGCTTACCCCGGTTGCAGACTTCGCCAGAAGAGTCGGAAATCCAGCGAGAATGCACATATTGCTCGGCAATCCGCTCGCTGCAAGCGTCCCCGGATTGAAGACAAGCGGAGCGGTCGGCAACGTCGCCGCAGCCGACGGCAGGCCGACGCCCTTGGGGCAGGCAGTGCCGGTCGTGTCCAGAAAGTAGACAGTGTTGACGCCGTTGCTGCCGCTTCCCTTCGAGTAATAGAGAACATTGTTGAAGAGCGCCAGACCGCGGAAGTTGTCGTCCTTGCCGATCTTGTCCGCCTTGTCGTCCAGCAGCGTGACCGAAAAGCTCCCGGCAGGCGTTGGCTGACCCGGATCCTGCGAGACTTCCGGAGCCTTCAGCGCTTCAATGAACTGCGTTCCCGCGCCCAGCACCACACCCGCTGGCTGGGGATTGGAACCATTTCCGGCATTTCCCGCCGTGTAAACCACGTCCAACCCATCCTTGTCGTTCAGGATGGCCGCGCGGCCATTGTTCCCGCTGTACGCATTGGTTTCCGTAAAATGCATCCGGCCATGCGCGTCCACCACCGCCACCGCGCGAAAGTAAGGAATGCCCACGGGATTGGTCGGATCATCCACCCCTGGAGTATTAGAGTTCGACGCGTCAATCGTGTTGACCGGCGCAACGTAGTCGATGAAGCTCAGGTACTTTCCGCTGGTCGAGAGATTCAGTGCGCCTTCCGACTTGGAGCTGAAGCTGGTGACCAACTGGTCGCTCGTCGGCTTAATTCCGCGCTGCAGGCTGTTGGGCAATTCCAGCGTATCGATCAGCCAGCCTTCCGGCGTGATCTGGTCGAGAAGCAGCCGTGACGTGATCCCAAAGCTGCCGTCATACGCGTCATTGTTAAAGACGTACGGGTAGGTTCCGTCATTGATAGCGCCGGTGCTGGCGCTGCAGCCTCCCTGCGTGCTGGCGCAGTTCGGAGGCAGAATTTCGCCGACCTTTACATTCGACGCCTTGTTGTCATATACGCTGCGGCTGACCACCAGATTGCCGGGCAGAAACCGGAAATCCGAGTCTCTGTCGTGGTCCGCCTGCGCTTCCACAACCGCCGTTGCGGCAA is drawn from Acidicapsa acidisoli and contains these coding sequences:
- a CDS encoding CRTAC1 family protein, with the protein product MKDCCGQRTEAAGIAIPRFLMGIASLCAVVAIGCLAWGGAGHASAQTAKTAEAQASASELVNYPELVDITASTGIQFEHMSSPEQKYIVESMSGGVALIDYDGDGWLDIYFTNAQSVEMALHGVKSKGALYRNNHDGTFTDVTDKAGVGYPCWAMGASVGDYNNDGWPDLLVTCFDGVVLYRNNGDGTFTDVTKSAGLSGDKQWATGAAFGDYDGDGWADLFVSHYVDFHLDDMAAFGSKDTCKYIGIDVQCGPRGLKGAPDSLYHNNRDGTFTDVSKKAGVSDEERRYGLTAIWSDFDNDGKLDLLVTDDAGPNYLYQGDGKGNFVDAGNSSGVAFNENGAAQANMGIAIGDYLHTGRMSLVISHFDNEYAAFYRNDGGMNFTDISGASGIMRGTRGYVGWGDAFVDFANSGWQDFFVVNGHVYPQVDSVPMGVRYRERKLLFLNGRDGKFKDISKEVGPAIQIPQVSRGMAIGDLFNDGKIEAVVENLVGKAMILRPEGGPKNHWISFQLEGVQCNRLALNARVQATAGELVQLGEVISSGSYLSQNDLRIHFGLGSHDRVDKAKVLWPDGRVETLTNLAVDRFYSIKEGSGVVAQKLGEADKLHRP